Proteins encoded together in one Candidatus Omnitrophota bacterium window:
- a CDS encoding radical SAM protein, whose amino-acid sequence MSEISTIYGPVLSWRVGLSLGVDLILETSVCSFNCIYCQLGKIQRITNERKLFVPTDRILRDFCASRWREADIITYSGSGEPTLAMNLGECAREIGKIASIPQLTLTNGTLLDHPAVMEDLRVMDKVFVKLDAGEEEMFQRINRPVKGISLAKIIENIRIFRQKYDGYFGIQIMFLPANLSQRERLAQILLEIQPDEAQLNTPKRPYPKHWHVSSRGGHNEELREYDSVPLRTISVEEAHSVEDYLRRETGLKIVSVYKHCG is encoded by the coding sequence GTCGATCTTATTCTTGAAACTTCGGTCTGTTCATTCAATTGCATCTACTGCCAATTGGGAAAGATCCAACGCATAACCAATGAGAGAAAATTATTCGTACCTACGGATCGAATTCTCCGGGATTTTTGCGCTTCTCGTTGGCGGGAAGCGGATATTATCACTTATAGCGGCAGCGGGGAGCCTACGCTGGCTATGAATCTAGGGGAATGCGCCAGGGAAATCGGAAAAATCGCCTCGATTCCCCAACTGACGCTGACCAATGGAACGCTATTAGACCATCCCGCCGTTATGGAGGATTTGCGCGTCATGGATAAGGTATTCGTCAAGCTGGATGCGGGCGAGGAAGAGATGTTCCAAAGGATCAACCGCCCCGTCAAAGGAATCTCCTTGGCGAAGATCATAGAGAATATCCGAATCTTCCGCCAGAAATACGACGGCTATTTCGGAATACAAATCATGTTTCTGCCCGCTAACTTGTCGCAACGGGAGAGGTTGGCGCAAATCCTTCTTGAAATTCAGCCGGACGAAGCGCAATTAAACACACCCAAACGGCCCTATCCCAAACATTGGCATGTCTCTTCGCGAGGCGGGCATAACGAGGAATTGCGGGAATACGATTCCGTTCCTTTGCGCACCATTTCCGTAGAAGAAGCGCATTCCGTCGAAGACTACCTGCGGCGCGAGACGGGGCTGAAGATCGTTTCCGTCTATAAGCATTGCGGATGA